The following DNA comes from Shinella zoogloeoides.
GAAGCTCCTCCAGCGCGATGGTCTCGCCGCGCTCGGCGCTGAGATAGGCGGCCTCGACGAGGGCGAAGGTCTTCAGGTTGTCGCGGCCGGACGTGTCCGGTTCCGCGCCCGCCGCAAGCCGCTCGATCCAGTGCTTCTGGATGAGCGCGACGCTTTCCTGGATATTGTGCCAGGGGCGCGAGGCCCAGGGCAGCAGGTTCGGCGCAACGACGCTTCGTGTCGTGCCCTTCGGGCCATGGACGGTGAGCGCGTAGTCCTTGCCGAGGCGGAGCGTGCCCTGGCTTGCGTCGATCTCGACGAAGGTTTCCGGGAAGGGCTCCTCCGGCAGCTTCGTGGCATAGCTGACATCGACGATGGAGGTGATGCCGTTGTCGTGGTCGAGCAGCATGGTCGCCACGTCCTCGCCGGCGATCTCCGGGTTGATGCGCTTGGTGCGGGCCGTCATGCGGCCGGCATCGCCGAAGAGGAAGCGGGCGATATCGAGCGAGTGGATGCCGAGATCTTCGATGATGAAGCGCTTGCCCTTGGCGAGATAGGGCTGGCCGGAAAAGACGTCGAAACCCGAGCGGAAGGAGACGCGACCCCAGAAGGGCGTGCCGATCGCGCCGCTCTCCAGCACCGCCTTGACCGCGAGGATCGGCGTCTGCCAGCGGAAGTTCTCGTGGATCATCAGCGGAATGCCGGCCGCCTCGGCAGCGGTGACCATGGCCTTCGCATCCGCCAGCGTCGGCGCGAACGGCTTCTGGCAGATCACCGGCACCTTGTGGTGCGCGGCAAGCTCGACCAGCGCGCGGTGGCTGCCCACCGTCGTCGCGACATCGACGAAATCGAAGCCGCCATCGGCGAACATCTCCTCTGCTGACCGATAGCGCCTCGCCACGCCGAACTGGTCGCCGACGATGTCGAGCCGCTCGGGATCGCGGTCGCAGATCGCGACGATCTCCACGTCCGGCAGGTCCCGCCAGCCATGCATCTGGTTGACGGCGAAGAAGCCGCAGCCGATCAACGCACCCTTGAACTTCGCCATGCTCAGCTTGCCTTTGCCATCTGCATCAGGGTCACGCGCTGCTGGAGGCGGCGCTGCGCCTGGTCGACCACCACGGCCACGATGATCACGAGGCCCTTGATCACCATCTGCCAGAACGAGCTGACGCCCATCATCACCAGCCCGTCGGAGAGGATGCCGATCACGAAGGCGCCGATGATCGTGCCGCCGATGGTGCCGCGCCCGCCCGACATGGATGTACCACCGAGGACGGCTGCCGCAATGGCGTTCAGTTCGAGGTTCGTGCCGGTTG
Coding sequences within:
- a CDS encoding Gfo/Idh/MocA family oxidoreductase; translation: MAKFKGALIGCGFFAVNQMHGWRDLPDVEIVAICDRDPERLDIVGDQFGVARRYRSAEEMFADGGFDFVDVATTVGSHRALVELAAHHKVPVICQKPFAPTLADAKAMVTAAEAAGIPLMIHENFRWQTPILAVKAVLESGAIGTPFWGRVSFRSGFDVFSGQPYLAKGKRFIIEDLGIHSLDIARFLFGDAGRMTARTKRINPEIAGEDVATMLLDHDNGITSIVDVSYATKLPEEPFPETFVEIDASQGTLRLGKDYALTVHGPKGTTRSVVAPNLLPWASRPWHNIQESVALIQKHWIERLAAGAEPDTSGRDNLKTFALVEAAYLSAERGETIALEELLG